The following proteins are encoded in a genomic region of bacterium:
- a CDS encoding T9SS type A sorting domain-containing protein, whose translation MKKSLSLLLFILLLITAVQAQTVKVTFHVNTAAVPDTLGALSTVQVRGSGGPLTWGGDSPVVLQHVSGDYWKGTAEFDAGAAIQFKFYTNTHDSVWSGAEWEHQGWEGNTTAASGNRELVVPSTDTELDLMFVNGWKEKIELYEAPYKANDGHFVVWVRVNMQGFEDFNPALHKVGVRGSNMADWGQTGNISWGETMLLSPESDHVNGGSRQYSGKNFYSGAIQVPNQYATAGIKFKVVVHNMDAALNEDWGNMVRNPSREDEVKTAGNDTTLHWFWFDNMTPATVNHADEVVVTFQANLSKAIANKGFAFGDTLLVRSGYFGTAKEVRTKTMVRQGFTAVYSATDTVVTTIGEKLNYQFYKIKNGVEYREIFYNFYYEGETAGQAERREGEVSSAVMTIADVVESESDLHRMPLFRNTAVVKQDVLVTLTCDVRPAIFQVMAGSTLDDIQGNLDVTTAAQILQMGVAVNGPFSGNWDTWGAGLMESPLHKMWDDGTHGDAVAGDSIYTIQIQLNRDSVDVVGQEFKFGIGGGDNEGGYGNNHIENVDDSQSTFTINAQFGSIDPVFYSAWDFDNRRNVTAVERTGNRIPTEFSIAQNYPNPFNPSTMIAYNLAKTADVKLVVYNLLGNRVATLVNSRQTAGSYKVTWNAMDDWGRAVSAGIYFYRIEAGENVRMLKMMLIK comes from the coding sequence ATGAAAAAGTCTCTATCGTTGTTGCTGTTTATCCTGCTGCTGATCACAGCAGTGCAAGCTCAGACGGTCAAGGTTACGTTTCACGTCAACACGGCGGCGGTGCCGGACACGCTGGGAGCTTTGTCGACGGTTCAGGTGCGCGGTTCAGGGGGTCCGTTGACCTGGGGCGGCGATTCACCGGTAGTGTTGCAGCATGTGTCGGGGGATTACTGGAAGGGCACGGCGGAATTCGACGCAGGCGCCGCCATCCAGTTCAAATTCTACACCAACACCCACGACAGCGTCTGGTCCGGAGCAGAGTGGGAACATCAGGGCTGGGAGGGCAACACGACCGCGGCCAGCGGCAATCGTGAGCTGGTGGTGCCGTCGACCGACACCGAGCTGGATTTGATGTTTGTCAACGGTTGGAAGGAAAAAATAGAACTGTACGAGGCGCCGTACAAGGCCAACGACGGTCATTTCGTCGTGTGGGTTCGAGTGAACATGCAGGGATTCGAGGATTTCAATCCGGCGCTGCACAAGGTCGGCGTACGCGGTTCGAACATGGCGGATTGGGGTCAGACGGGCAACATCAGCTGGGGCGAGACGATGTTGTTGAGTCCCGAGAGCGACCATGTGAACGGCGGCAGCCGTCAGTATAGCGGCAAGAATTTTTACAGCGGCGCCATCCAGGTTCCAAATCAATACGCCACGGCGGGGATCAAGTTCAAGGTGGTGGTGCACAACATGGATGCCGCCCTGAATGAGGATTGGGGCAATATGGTGCGCAATCCCAGTCGTGAAGACGAGGTGAAAACAGCGGGCAACGACACGACGCTGCATTGGTTTTGGTTCGACAACATGACCCCGGCGACCGTGAACCATGCGGATGAGGTGGTGGTGACTTTCCAGGCGAATTTGTCCAAGGCGATCGCGAACAAAGGCTTTGCGTTCGGCGACACGCTGTTGGTGCGCTCAGGGTACTTTGGCACAGCCAAAGAGGTGCGCACCAAAACCATGGTTCGTCAGGGCTTCACCGCGGTCTACAGCGCCACCGACACGGTGGTGACCACGATCGGCGAAAAGTTGAACTATCAGTTTTACAAGATTAAGAACGGCGTGGAGTATCGCGAAATATTCTACAACTTTTATTACGAGGGAGAAACGGCCGGTCAGGCGGAGCGTCGCGAGGGCGAGGTGAGCTCGGCGGTCATGACCATCGCCGATGTGGTGGAAAGCGAGTCGGATCTGCATCGGATGCCCTTGTTCCGCAACACCGCGGTGGTGAAGCAGGATGTCCTGGTGACCCTGACCTGCGATGTGCGGCCGGCGATCTTTCAGGTCATGGCCGGCTCGACCCTGGACGACATCCAGGGCAATCTCGATGTGACCACGGCGGCGCAGATTCTGCAGATGGGCGTGGCGGTGAACGGCCCGTTCTCCGGCAACTGGGACACCTGGGGTGCCGGCTTGATGGAATCGCCGTTGCACAAAATGTGGGATGACGGCACCCACGGCGATGCGGTGGCCGGCGACAGCATCTACACCATTCAGATACAGCTGAACCGGGACAGCGTCGACGTGGTCGGCCAGGAGTTCAAGTTCGGCATCGGCGGCGGCGATAACGAAGGCGGCTATGGCAACAACCACATCGAAAACGTGGACGACAGCCAATCCACCTTCACCATCAACGCCCAGTTCGGCAGCATCGATCCGGTGTTCTACAGCGCGTGGGATTTTGACAACCGCAGAAATGTGACCGCTGTGGAGCGCACCGGAAACCGGATTCCGACCGAGTTCTCGATCGCACAGAACTATCCGAATCCATTCAATCCCAGCACCATGATCGCCTACAACCTGGCGAAAACGGCCGACGTCAAACTGGTGGTCTACAATCTGCTTGGCAACAGAGTGGCCACGCTGGTGAACAGCCGGCAGACCGCGGGCAGCTACAAGGTGACGTGGAATGCCATGGATGATTGGGGTCGAGCGGTCAGCGCCGGCATCTATTTCTATCGCATCGAAGCCGGCGAAAATGTCAGAATGCTCAAGATGATGCTGATCAAATAA